A single genomic interval of Magnetococcus sp. PR-3 harbors:
- a CDS encoding cytochrome-c peroxidase produces the protein MVPFFVQVPTAWAEYPAPFKINNARAELGKRLFFDRRLSGDATLACSDCHIPKHGFSDARPLARAYTGMDGFRNAPTLINSAYRAAWFHDGRIGTNLNDVTREMITESWTMNMDMRLMQERVKQDPLYVTMFQAAGLGEPSNGGVRKAIPEYLKTLISKPAPVDQGTLSPAAQRGQALFQGKAGCQQCHSGPRYSDDQPHNLGVPENPSIFNTVKRHVTYVTFAKFMGVANPMGLRRDIGAHVRTHRADQRDMGSFMTPTLRALVYTAPYMHNGTLPTLEAVVAFYNAGGGVDPHKDPRLKPLGLTQTEQKDLVAFLKALSGPPLTGEAYVWDKPFPVEYEAIENWQEVEN, from the coding sequence ATGGTACCTTTTTTTGTTCAAGTCCCAACCGCTTGGGCAGAGTACCCCGCCCCTTTCAAGATCAACAACGCCCGTGCAGAGCTCGGCAAACGGCTCTTTTTTGATCGCCGCCTCTCTGGAGATGCCACCCTGGCTTGTAGCGATTGCCATATACCGAAGCATGGTTTTTCCGACGCCAGACCTTTAGCTCGTGCCTATACCGGTATGGATGGTTTTCGCAACGCACCCACCTTAATAAACAGCGCCTATCGGGCGGCTTGGTTTCATGATGGCCGTATCGGCACCAACCTTAATGATGTCACCCGGGAGATGATCACCGAAAGCTGGACCATGAACATGGATATGCGTTTGATGCAGGAGCGTGTGAAACAGGACCCCCTCTATGTAACCATGTTCCAGGCCGCTGGCCTGGGTGAACCCAGTAATGGGGGTGTCCGCAAGGCCATACCCGAATATCTAAAGACTCTGATCTCCAAACCCGCCCCGGTTGACCAAGGCACCCTGTCTCCAGCAGCCCAACGGGGTCAAGCACTGTTCCAGGGCAAAGCAGGATGCCAGCAGTGCCACAGCGGCCCCCGCTATAGCGATGACCAGCCCCACAATTTGGGGGTACCGGAAAATCCCAGTATCTTTAATACCGTCAAGCGTCATGTGACCTATGTCACCTTTGCCAAATTTATGGGGGTAGCCAACCCAATGGGACTACGGCGGGATATCGGTGCCCATGTTCGCACCCATCGGGCTGACCAACGGGATATGGGATCCTTTATGACCCCGACCCTGCGGGCGCTGGTCTATACCGCACCCTACATGCACAACGGTACCCTGCCCACCCTGGAAGCTGTGGTGGCATTTTATAATGCCGGGGGTGGGGTCGATCCCCATAAGGATCCACGTCTCAAGCCCTTGGGGCTCACCCAGACAGAGCAAAAAGATCTGGTGGCCTTTCTTAAAGCACTCTCCGGTCCGCCTTTAACAGGAGAGGCCTATGTTTGGGATAAACCCTTTCCTGTGGAGTATGAGGCTATTGAAAACTGGCAGGAGGTTGAAAACTGA
- a CDS encoding FliH/SctL family protein: protein MTEKTPLYHDRMDDSVAGGFAALLNQEPDPLKGEFIGYLPNGRLPSLEVEEPEPIIEEEEAELRREEELERELYQRVFAAAEQAGMEAGLRKMEEEMAARVPRLEGIIRDLDGLPQRVFAASEQFMVESCMVLLRELLAHELNVNVDSLKARIHRLMKEVSTRDRMGIHLNPKDVELLGNSASFDGLEIVGDPMVPQGTARLESNFGGIEDDVTDRLAHMEQGIRAFLEERQEEPEVYEAAVGAGEIPLDDEDEIDEVPEVDDDDTTGAALAAMEAGGSDETPAEVNEMTSMGSEVAEDLSALIEESEEEEADEALGLLGDDLTSENEGDDEEDDDCIIGPGEIPGAQAVQGLAEQDEMAMDDAAMEEVVDENTTGAALAAMEAGAGGSDTPAEAAALTQMGADIEDDLASLLDEEGDDNGEPDVLADIDEIPEQEEGNTTGAALAAMEAGAGGSDTPAEAAALTQMGEDIEEDLASLLDDEPDAMDEMAQMLADEVTDEEEADLLSGLLDDPDEEPQP, encoded by the coding sequence ATGACTGAAAAAACTCCCCTCTACCATGACCGCATGGATGACTCCGTAGCTGGAGGCTTTGCGGCTTTGCTTAATCAGGAACCCGACCCCCTTAAAGGGGAGTTCATCGGTTACCTGCCCAATGGCCGGCTTCCCTCCCTAGAAGTTGAAGAACCCGAACCTATTATTGAAGAGGAAGAGGCTGAGCTGCGCCGCGAAGAGGAGCTGGAGCGAGAGCTTTATCAGCGTGTATTCGCCGCAGCTGAACAGGCGGGTATGGAGGCAGGCCTACGCAAGATGGAAGAGGAGATGGCCGCCCGTGTTCCCCGCTTGGAGGGCATTATCCGTGACTTGGATGGGTTGCCACAGCGTGTATTCGCCGCCAGTGAGCAGTTTATGGTGGAGTCCTGCATGGTGTTGCTGCGGGAGCTTTTGGCCCATGAACTGAACGTCAATGTCGACAGCTTGAAAGCCCGTATTCATCGGTTGATGAAAGAGGTCTCCACCCGTGACCGTATGGGTATTCACCTCAATCCCAAAGATGTAGAGTTGCTGGGTAACAGTGCCTCCTTTGATGGGCTGGAGATTGTGGGTGACCCCATGGTGCCCCAGGGCACAGCCCGCCTGGAGAGTAATTTTGGGGGGATTGAGGATGATGTCACCGACCGCTTAGCCCACATGGAACAAGGTATTCGTGCGTTCTTAGAGGAGCGTCAGGAAGAGCCTGAGGTCTATGAAGCGGCTGTCGGGGCTGGTGAGATTCCGCTGGACGATGAAGATGAGATTGATGAAGTCCCAGAGGTGGATGATGACGATACCACCGGGGCTGCTTTGGCTGCGATGGAGGCAGGGGGCAGTGATGAGACCCCGGCTGAAGTCAATGAAATGACATCCATGGGCTCTGAAGTGGCCGAGGACCTTAGTGCGCTGATCGAAGAGAGCGAAGAGGAGGAGGCCGATGAAGCCCTGGGTCTGTTGGGTGACGACCTGACCTCAGAAAATGAAGGGGATGACGAGGAAGATGATGATTGTATCATCGGTCCTGGTGAGATCCCCGGTGCCCAAGCGGTACAAGGGTTGGCTGAGCAGGATGAAATGGCCATGGACGATGCCGCCATGGAAGAGGTGGTTGATGAGAACACCACCGGTGCAGCATTGGCAGCCATGGAGGCCGGTGCGGGTGGATCTGACACCCCAGCGGAGGCCGCTGCTCTGACCCAAATGGGTGCAGATATTGAAGATGATCTGGCCTCTTTGTTGGATGAAGAGGGGGATGATAACGGTGAGCCGGATGTGCTGGCCGATATAGATGAAATTCCTGAGCAGGAGGAGGGCAATACCACCGGTGCAGCCTTGGCAGCCATGGAGGCCGGCGCAGGTGGGTCTGATACCCCAGCGGAAGCTGCGGCGTTGACCCAGATGGGTGAGGATATAGAAGAGGATTTGGCCTCCCTGTTGGATGATGAACCCGATGCTATGGATGAGATGGCACAGATGTTGGCCGATGAGGTCACCGATGAGGAGGAGGCAGATCTGCTGAGTGGTTTGCTGGATGATCCAGATGAGGAGCCGCAGCCATGA
- the flgB gene encoding flagellar basal body rod protein FlgB, translating into MSGFGLLGSSGAFKANLLDLRQRRQDIIAANIANGDTPGYKARRLSFEEELAKSMPHPGDLPMARNHARHMPAEGFLAAPGEIQEVETPISKGDMNSVDTEQEMARQTANQLLFNYATQSLNSQINRMKMVIRGEPR; encoded by the coding sequence ATGTCCGGATTTGGACTGCTGGGCAGCAGCGGTGCTTTTAAGGCTAATCTGTTGGATCTGCGCCAACGGCGTCAGGATATCATCGCCGCCAATATTGCCAATGGGGATACTCCTGGCTACAAGGCTCGTCGTTTAAGCTTTGAAGAGGAGTTGGCCAAATCCATGCCCCACCCTGGGGATCTGCCCATGGCGCGCAACCATGCGCGGCATATGCCGGCAGAAGGATTCTTGGCGGCACCAGGAGAGATTCAAGAGGTGGAGACACCGATCTCCAAAGGGGATATGAACAGTGTGGATACGGAACAGGAGATGGCCCGCCAAACGGCCAACCAACTGCTCTTTAACTACGCTACTCAATCTCTGAACTCCCAGATCAACCGTATGAAAATGGTGATCCGGGGTGAGCCCCGTTAA
- a CDS encoding plastocyanin/azurin family copper-binding protein gives MKSCLRLLTALFTLFTLQAQAAEPVTVQVFHSPSHHDHRVAKTMPMVDVDQVADLEASTPQEMFKFVPNFVKLQRGQSIRFLNSLGQHTVVSIEGMMPQGAQAFEIAHEKEALVTFDQPGVYGIRCRVHTRYGMVMLVQVGDKLPNLEQAKKARISRRAKKQFKKLFKQVSVTP, from the coding sequence ATGAAGTCTTGCTTACGCCTTTTAACCGCTCTGTTTACCCTGTTTACGTTGCAAGCTCAGGCGGCAGAGCCGGTCACCGTACAGGTTTTCCATTCGCCCTCTCATCATGATCATCGGGTGGCCAAAACCATGCCGATGGTGGATGTGGATCAGGTGGCAGATTTAGAAGCCAGCACCCCTCAGGAGATGTTTAAATTTGTACCCAATTTTGTAAAACTTCAAAGGGGTCAGAGCATCCGTTTTTTGAACTCTCTGGGTCAGCATACGGTGGTTTCTATTGAGGGTATGATGCCCCAAGGGGCCCAGGCTTTTGAGATTGCCCATGAAAAAGAGGCGTTGGTAACCTTTGATCAGCCAGGGGTGTATGGCATTCGTTGTCGGGTCCATACCCGTTACGGCATGGTGATGCTGGTTCAGGTGGGGGATAAGCTACCTAATCTGGAACAGGCCAAAAAAGCACGGATAAGCCGTCGGGCCAAGAAGCAGTTTAAAAAATTGTTTAAACAGGTCTCTGTCACCCCCTAA
- the flgC gene encoding flagellar basal body rod protein FlgC — translation MDFLTSFKVTASGLAAQRLRMNIISENVANAQTTRTPEGGPYKRRDPVFMSRPFQDYLTREESAGATGVAVDRINVDSRPARMQYDPSHPDANADGYVAMPNIDVMTEMVNMMSASRSYEANVSVLNASKQMALKALEIGR, via the coding sequence ATGGATTTTTTAACATCCTTCAAGGTGACCGCATCGGGTTTGGCGGCACAACGTTTACGCATGAATATCATCAGCGAAAACGTAGCCAACGCACAGACCACCCGTACCCCTGAAGGGGGGCCATATAAGCGGCGTGATCCGGTCTTTATGTCCCGTCCTTTTCAGGACTATCTGACCCGTGAAGAGTCAGCGGGTGCAACGGGTGTGGCGGTGGACCGTATCAACGTGGACTCCCGTCCTGCACGGATGCAGTATGATCCGAGCCATCCAGATGCCAATGCCGATGGCTATGTGGCCATGCCCAACATTGATGTCATGACCGAAATGGTCAATATGATGTCTGCCAGCCGCTCTTATGAGGCCAATGTTTCGGTGCTTAATGCATCCAAACAGATGGCACTTAAAGCGTTGGAAATCGGACGATAA
- a CDS encoding cytochrome-c peroxidase has product MHALIALLFSTLLMSTSSAEPLRPAKLAPLGPPPIPADNPQTPEKVDLGRLLFFDARLSGDASMSCASCHLPKMGWAFKDSVSLGYPGTVHWRNSQTIVNAAYYGELFWDGAAASLEKQAPAAAKGAVAGNGEADQMEARLAFIPEYRKRFKQVFGETWPTLENAWRAIAAFERTLVQTDTPFDRYMRGDDHALNAQQKRGLALFVGQAGCSDCHNGALLSDQKYHNIGVPPAEIWAEDGLAQVTFRFELYSKGVDQTSYRHFKDDPGLYFRSKHPKHKGLFRTPSLRYLQYTAPYMHNGTFWTLEEVVAFYNDGGDENMWPETKSRRMQSLDLTTSQQKDLVAFLLSLSGEQILMPEPELPPMQPLTPQREVTP; this is encoded by the coding sequence ATGCACGCGCTTATTGCCCTTCTGTTCAGCACTCTTTTGATGAGCACCAGCAGTGCCGAGCCCTTACGTCCGGCGAAGTTGGCACCGCTGGGACCCCCACCTATTCCAGCAGATAACCCCCAAACCCCAGAAAAGGTGGATCTGGGCCGCTTGCTCTTTTTTGATGCCCGCTTATCGGGTGATGCCAGTATGAGCTGTGCCTCTTGCCATCTTCCCAAAATGGGTTGGGCCTTTAAGGATAGTGTCTCTCTGGGCTATCCCGGTACCGTACACTGGCGCAACAGTCAAACCATTGTTAACGCGGCCTATTATGGAGAACTCTTTTGGGATGGTGCCGCAGCCTCTTTAGAGAAACAGGCACCTGCTGCGGCCAAAGGGGCGGTGGCCGGCAATGGTGAAGCGGATCAGATGGAGGCACGTTTGGCCTTTATTCCTGAATACCGTAAACGCTTTAAACAGGTCTTTGGGGAGACCTGGCCTACTCTGGAAAATGCGTGGCGGGCCATTGCCGCCTTTGAACGAACGTTGGTACAGACCGACACCCCGTTTGACCGTTATATGCGGGGAGATGATCATGCCCTAAATGCACAGCAAAAGCGGGGTTTGGCACTGTTTGTCGGGCAAGCGGGGTGTAGTGATTGCCATAACGGAGCGCTGCTGTCTGATCAGAAGTATCACAACATTGGGGTACCCCCAGCGGAGATTTGGGCGGAGGATGGCCTGGCCCAGGTCACTTTTCGCTTTGAGCTCTACAGTAAAGGTGTGGATCAAACAAGCTACCGCCACTTCAAAGATGACCCCGGACTTTACTTCCGTTCCAAACATCCCAAACACAAGGGGCTCTTCCGTACCCCTTCGCTGCGTTATCTCCAATACACAGCCCCTTACATGCACAATGGCACCTTCTGGACCTTGGAAGAGGTGGTCGCGTTTTATAACGATGGGGGGGATGAAAACATGTGGCCGGAAACCAAATCCCGTCGGATGCAATCCCTGGATCTCACCACGAGCCAGCAGAAAGATTTGGTGGCGTTTTTGTTAAGCCTATCGGGTGAACAGATCCTTATGCCAGAGCCGGAGCTCCCCCCCATGCAGCCCCTGACCCCCCAACGGGAGGTAACCCCATGA
- the fliF gene encoding flagellar basal-body MS-ring/collar protein FliF, with product MAETPNEAEGGASAEEPSLGGMFGSLPLTGRNGVIIAAVATVFILAAIIWFATRPSFKVLYSGLPELESARIVEQLGKLGVPYQLGGGGTTIRIPEDKVYDVRLEMAKAGLPKSTDGVGFEIFDNQSLMGMTDFVQRMNYQRALQGELARSVESVAAVEKARVHLVLPKKSMFASEEREATASVVMELTRSLSKTQIEGITHMVAGAVEGLGQEQVTLLDHKGNLIAGGKGEDLDGRMATDDALALQNMKEKKIEDRVQSLLDRVLGPDKSIIRITAELDLDKKQRQEESYDPDGQVPLSTNTVTESSRGTFGTGGVPGVIPNDPNQTAVAGGTGSQQTRDVEREQVNFLVPKTVKTVQEAVGGIRRLSVAVMIDGTYEAVKNEEGEVDPEKAPVYKPRSTEEMDQLKRIIMQTVGFDSQRGDTIEVTNAAFEPLPPPPETKNPWLTREFQLEMAKYGAIALLAFLLVFFVMRPLVTKLLIPEEEQDDRLPGTVADLERQLLAEGVGAIPTDSPTKLLVPDRSLQLAQQMIEDNLEEAREIIRSWLAQDTY from the coding sequence ATGGCAGAAACACCCAATGAAGCTGAAGGCGGAGCCTCAGCGGAAGAGCCCTCTTTGGGCGGAATGTTTGGCAGCTTGCCCCTGACAGGGCGTAATGGCGTAATCATCGCCGCAGTCGCCACCGTATTTATTTTGGCAGCCATTATCTGGTTTGCCACCCGGCCTTCCTTTAAGGTGCTCTACTCCGGTTTGCCGGAGCTGGAAAGCGCCCGTATTGTGGAGCAGCTGGGCAAGCTTGGGGTCCCCTATCAGTTGGGGGGGGGTGGTACCACCATCCGTATCCCTGAAGATAAGGTCTACGATGTACGCCTGGAGATGGCCAAGGCTGGCCTGCCCAAGAGTACCGATGGTGTAGGCTTTGAGATCTTCGACAATCAAAGCTTGATGGGTATGACTGACTTTGTACAGCGCATGAACTATCAGCGTGCGCTACAGGGGGAGTTGGCCCGTTCGGTTGAGAGTGTTGCGGCGGTTGAAAAAGCGCGGGTACATTTGGTTTTACCCAAAAAATCCATGTTCGCCTCGGAAGAGCGTGAAGCGACCGCCTCGGTGGTGATGGAGCTGACCCGATCCCTGAGCAAAACCCAAATCGAAGGCATTACCCACATGGTGGCGGGTGCGGTCGAAGGGTTGGGTCAGGAGCAGGTGACCTTGCTGGACCATAAAGGTAACCTGATCGCCGGTGGTAAAGGTGAAGACTTGGATGGCCGTATGGCCACCGACGATGCACTGGCGCTGCAGAATATGAAAGAGAAGAAGATCGAAGATCGGGTACAGAGCCTGTTGGATCGGGTTTTGGGTCCGGATAAATCGATCATCCGTATTACTGCGGAGCTGGATCTGGATAAGAAACAGCGTCAAGAAGAGTCCTATGACCCCGATGGTCAGGTGCCTTTAAGCACCAATACAGTGACGGAATCTTCACGGGGTACGTTTGGTACAGGTGGTGTACCAGGTGTTATCCCCAACGATCCCAACCAGACGGCGGTAGCCGGTGGTACCGGTTCTCAACAGACCCGGGATGTGGAGCGTGAGCAGGTTAACTTCCTGGTACCTAAAACCGTGAAAACCGTACAAGAGGCCGTGGGTGGTATTCGCCGTCTGTCTGTTGCGGTCATGATCGATGGTACTTATGAAGCGGTGAAGAACGAAGAGGGTGAGGTTGATCCGGAGAAAGCGCCGGTCTATAAGCCCCGTTCCACCGAAGAGATGGATCAGCTCAAGCGTATTATCATGCAGACGGTAGGCTTTGACAGCCAGCGTGGTGATACCATTGAAGTGACCAATGCTGCATTTGAGCCACTGCCACCCCCACCAGAGACCAAGAACCCCTGGTTGACCCGGGAATTCCAGCTGGAGATGGCCAAATATGGTGCCATTGCCCTGCTTGCTTTCCTCCTGGTGTTCTTCGTCATGCGTCCTTTGGTGACCAAGCTGCTGATCCCCGAAGAGGAGCAGGACGACCGTCTTCCCGGTACAGTTGCAGACTTGGAACGACAGTTGCTTGCTGAAGGGGTAGGTGCTATTCCGACCGACTCACCAACCAAGTTGTTGGTACCGGACCGGAGCCTGCAGTTGGCCCAGCAGATGATTGAAGATAACCTCGAAGAGGCCCGTGAAATCATCCGCTCTTGGTTGGCTCAAGACACCTACTAA
- the fliE gene encoding flagellar hook-basal body complex protein FliE encodes MKVAALPQMPNITQLTKGVDMGSSKAAGPWESFSTLLSQQIKETQRLEKKAKVMGQKAMLGNAGVSLHEAQIAGSTAELHMQLLVQTRNKAVEVYKEIMNMPV; translated from the coding sequence ATGAAAGTAGCAGCACTTCCCCAAATGCCCAACATTACCCAGCTAACAAAGGGTGTGGATATGGGCAGCAGTAAAGCTGCTGGCCCGTGGGAGTCGTTTTCGACACTGCTGTCACAGCAGATCAAAGAGACCCAACGGTTGGAGAAAAAAGCCAAAGTCATGGGCCAAAAGGCCATGCTAGGCAACGCCGGGGTTAGCTTGCATGAAGCGCAGATTGCCGGTTCCACCGCAGAGCTGCACATGCAGTTGTTGGTACAGACCCGCAACAAAGCTGTTGAGGTCTACAAAGAGATTATGAATATGCCGGTTTAA
- the fliG gene encoding flagellar motor switch protein FliG — MKLTGKEKAAVFILSLPDDDAKKIMEGMSEDEIREISRTIARLGQMDEETVKAVREEFLSLFENQSFNVRGGMQKVKDLIFKVMGKEKGRHLLKELQQGPKNTPWEILNEMEPTLVATFLANEHPQSIALIISQLNAEQASFVIDYLAPEVQQEVIYRMAKLGNLPPGALEDIEESLLAELEAMGASRGLYTSEGGGGVQKVAELLNLMPRETSDKLLAFLDEEDNPLAEDVRKEMFLFEDLLLMDDKSFQTLLREVSNDELLTALKGTDDRLQEKFFTNMSERAAEMLREDLEMMGPVKVSDVEQAQQAILKVARQLEADGAIVIMGKGSDDVVL; from the coding sequence ATGAAACTCACCGGCAAGGAAAAAGCGGCGGTCTTCATTCTCTCTCTTCCAGATGATGATGCGAAGAAGATCATGGAAGGGATGAGTGAGGATGAGATCCGTGAGATCTCCCGCACCATTGCCCGTTTGGGGCAGATGGATGAGGAGACCGTTAAGGCGGTCCGTGAAGAGTTTCTCTCCCTCTTTGAGAACCAATCCTTCAACGTTCGTGGCGGCATGCAGAAGGTTAAGGATCTGATCTTCAAAGTCATGGGCAAGGAGAAGGGGCGGCATCTGCTTAAAGAGCTGCAGCAGGGGCCCAAGAATACCCCTTGGGAGATCCTCAATGAGATGGAGCCAACCCTGGTGGCCACCTTCCTGGCCAATGAACATCCCCAGAGTATTGCGCTCATTATCTCCCAGCTCAACGCTGAGCAAGCCTCGTTTGTCATCGACTATCTGGCCCCAGAGGTCCAGCAGGAGGTGATCTACCGTATGGCGAAGCTGGGCAATCTGCCCCCCGGCGCGTTGGAAGATATCGAAGAGTCGCTACTTGCTGAACTGGAAGCCATGGGTGCATCCCGTGGGCTCTACACCTCCGAAGGGGGTGGTGGTGTTCAGAAGGTGGCTGAGCTGCTCAACCTGATGCCCCGTGAGACCTCCGATAAGTTGTTGGCCTTTTTGGATGAAGAAGATAATCCGCTGGCCGAAGATGTCCGTAAGGAGATGTTCCTGTTTGAAGATCTGCTGCTGATGGATGATAAGAGCTTCCAGACGCTGCTGCGTGAGGTCTCCAACGATGAACTGCTTACGGCGCTTAAGGGTACCGATGACCGTCTGCAAGAGAAGTTCTTCACCAACATGTCCGAGCGTGCGGCTGAGATGCTGCGTGAGGATCTGGAAATGATGGGTCCGGTGAAGGTTTCCGATGTGGAACAGGCCCAGCAGGCGATCCTGAAAGTGGCCCGTCAGCTGGAGGCCGATGGTGCAATTGTCATCATGGGTAAAGGCAGCGACGACGTGGTACTGTAA
- a CDS encoding FliI/YscN family ATPase, translating into MMHAAQESSEAHPLKLPWGDYARVAQEDLGFHRLGWVKKVVGLLIEGNGPAVSIGQMCDVIPENGEPVKAEVVGFRDKSVLLMPLGSIKGIFPGSRIVSQGRAEQVPVGEHLLGRVIGPMGEALDGHPMPHLEEHVPLHSAPLNPMSRRKIEEPLDLGIRAVNSMLTVGRGQRLGVFAGTGVGKSTLLGMMARYTSADVNVIALIGERGREVVEFIEDELGPEGMARSIVIVATSDQPPLMRLRAAYMATAIAEYFRAKQQDVLLLMDSITRFAMAQREVGLATGEPPTSRGYPPSTFMLLPKLLERGGRDEGTGSITSIYTVLMEGDDIQDPIVDAVRGILDGHIVLSRDLAAANHYPAIDINGSLSRLMDGLAEPGHKGAAGQLREILATYAKAEDMINIGAYVAGSNPRIDRAIQFIEPIREFLQQTVEDPSNLDESVAQLESLFL; encoded by the coding sequence ATGATGCATGCCGCCCAAGAGTCCAGTGAAGCGCACCCTCTAAAGCTGCCTTGGGGTGACTATGCCCGTGTGGCGCAAGAGGATTTAGGCTTTCATCGCCTGGGTTGGGTGAAGAAGGTGGTGGGGCTGTTGATTGAAGGCAACGGACCTGCGGTCTCCATTGGCCAAATGTGTGATGTGATCCCTGAAAATGGTGAGCCTGTCAAAGCTGAAGTGGTGGGTTTTCGTGACAAATCGGTGTTGTTAATGCCGTTGGGTTCTATTAAGGGGATTTTTCCAGGGTCGCGCATTGTCTCTCAAGGGCGGGCTGAACAGGTGCCTGTTGGGGAGCATCTGCTGGGTCGGGTAATTGGTCCTATGGGGGAAGCGCTGGATGGCCACCCCATGCCCCACTTGGAAGAGCATGTACCCCTGCACTCGGCCCCGCTTAATCCCATGTCTCGTCGTAAAATTGAAGAGCCGTTGGATCTAGGTATTCGTGCAGTAAACAGTATGTTGACGGTCGGGCGTGGCCAGCGTTTGGGGGTCTTTGCCGGAACCGGTGTGGGTAAGAGTACCCTGTTGGGTATGATGGCCCGCTATACCAGTGCGGATGTGAATGTCATTGCGCTGATTGGTGAACGGGGACGTGAGGTTGTGGAGTTCATTGAGGATGAACTGGGTCCAGAGGGTATGGCCCGTTCCATCGTGATTGTGGCGACCTCCGACCAACCCCCCTTAATGCGTCTACGGGCGGCCTATATGGCCACCGCCATCGCAGAGTATTTTCGTGCCAAACAGCAGGATGTACTGCTGTTGATGGACTCCATCACCCGTTTTGCCATGGCCCAACGGGAAGTGGGTCTGGCGACCGGTGAACCCCCCACCAGTCGGGGTTATCCCCCCTCAACCTTTATGCTGCTGCCCAAGCTGTTGGAACGGGGTGGGCGGGATGAAGGGACCGGTTCCATCACCTCAATCTATACGGTGTTGATGGAAGGGGATGATATTCAAGACCCGATTGTGGATGCGGTGCGAGGGATCCTGGATGGTCACATTGTGCTCTCCCGTGATCTGGCTGCGGCCAACCACTATCCGGCCATTGATATCAATGGATCCTTGTCTCGTTTGATGGATGGCTTGGCAGAACCGGGGCACAAAGGTGCAGCCGGTCAGTTGCGTGAGATCTTAGCAACCTACGCCAAAGCAGAAGATATGATTAACATCGGTGCGTATGTGGCAGGCAGTAATCCACGGATTGACCGGGCCATTCAGTTTATTGAACCCATTCGTGAGTTCCTGCAACAGACGGTGGAAGATCCGTCGAATCTGGATGAGAGTGTGGCCCAGCTGGAGAGCCTGTTCCTCTAA